The following coding sequences lie in one Aspergillus puulaauensis MK2 DNA, chromosome 3, nearly complete sequence genomic window:
- a CDS encoding DUF4267 domain-containing protein (InterPro:IPR025363;~PFAM:PF14087;~TransMembrane:2 (i96-115o121-138i)), which produces MISPIPSWFWGFLDYNSCSFPALIRTVCIIRGIRNIITPGNQYFEFGVPREGSNDPVSREGTVSPLMYVKGIREIGYGVSMEVVGRLHDPRGVTGMLAVGAAMSVGDAVVVALFGRGKYSMVLWHLLVALYFSGMAYLRSQS; this is translated from the exons ATGATATCGCCGATCCCCTCGTGGTTCTGGGGCTTCCTGG ACtacaacagctgcagcttCCCTGCTCTGATCAGAACTGTGTGCATCATCCGCGGAATCCGCAACATCATCACCCCAGGCAACCAGTACTTTGAATTCGGGGTCCCCCGCGAGGGCTCCAACGACCCGGTTTCAAGGGAGGGCACGGTCTCCCCGCTCATGTATGTCAAGGGCATCCGCGAGATCGGATACGGGGTCAGCATGGAGGTCGTGGGGCGACTGCACGACCCGAGGGGCGTGACGGGGATGCTTGCAGTGGGGGCCGCGATGAGCGTGGGGGACGCGGTGGTGGTTGCGCTGTTTGGGAGGGGGAAATACTCGATGGTTCTGTGGCATCTGCTGGTTGCGCTGTATTTCTCGGGGATGGCCTATTTGCGCTCTCAAAGTTAG
- a CDS encoding transcription factor domain-containing protein (COG:S;~EggNog:ENOG410Q1AN;~InterPro:IPR036864,IPR007219,IPR001138;~PFAM:PF00172,PF04082;~TransMembrane:2 (o411-428i440-459o);~go_function: GO:0000981 - DNA-binding transcription factor activity, RNA polymerase II-specific [Evidence IEA];~go_function: GO:0003677 - DNA binding [Evidence IEA];~go_function: GO:0008270 - zinc ion binding [Evidence IEA];~go_process: GO:0006351 - transcription, DNA-templated [Evidence IEA];~go_process: GO:0006355 - regulation of transcription, DNA-templated [Evidence IEA]), whose translation MTPDKPASTMQNSCIICHKKKVKCDLHKKKPCSNCAKAGSECLPYTRKRKEYTNDLSSATKISKDKVDKHKGKEKEKEKKRRVEPSAALLKDLEAIQKADAAPTFRGRDRYLGRHASFDEAMVVPSLTKEHPLVSSADLELLMEQGAFTLPSDPVQHELITTFMEFGQVWTPIIDPTWFTGTTPSFLLLQSIFVAASRMTTQPNEYGLSSDFYRRAKLLFFFGVERDPLISVTSAILLHWYNPVGPETVSTDTSGFWLRTAESIAFQIGLHKEPSVKDRQRGLRRRLWWTLVLRDCIISAGTGRPRTINLSDSDVLAPSVEDFAEPDAQARIFPVYVSICQRLGDIVERCLRRELTPLNQQSLENSLFRWFKQDFPAVMGPFPGYTMEARQVLVTYLANLIVLDRSPPAEGALSARSLLAASFIAGLFKEFLERDELCRLGAAFTFYALSAGLLLIPAARVDGLKDLANEDTIILKAALHVLSKQWGSASGALRTLQKLGKESPRKRARIHDTARLDEDVLPFLAGLDTRWCRIWAPVVENEATVSVSSLQGSQRSILEPYNNAQAQGWDVPPLPVQYPDSMVGDWEGVGFDLGGSWLLDSNLFSSM comes from the exons ATGACTCCCGACAAGCCAGCCAGCACAATGCAGAACTCCTGCATCATCTGCCACAAGAAGAAG GTAAAATGCGACCTCCACAAGAAAAAGCCGTGCTCCAACTGCGCCAAAGCCGGCTCCGAATGCCT ACCATATACCCGGAAACGAAAAGAATATACAAACGACCTGTCGTCAGCGACAAAAATAAGCAAAGACAAGGTCGACAAGCATAAaggcaaggagaaggaaaaggagaaaaaacGCCGTGTCGAGCCGAGTGCCGCCCTGCTTAAGGACCTCGAAGCCATCCAGAAAGCCGACGCTGCGCCGACATTCCGCGGGCGCGACAGATATCTCGGCCGTCATGCCTCCTTcgacgaggccatggtcgtTCCGAGTCTCACCAAAGAGCATCCCCTTGTGTCCAGCGCCGACCTGGAGCTGCTGATGGAGCAGGGTGCATTCACGCTGCCGTCCGACCCGGTCCAGCATGAATTGATTACGACTTTTATGGAATTCGGACAGGTCTGGACGCCGATAATTGATCCGACCTGGTTTACTGGCACGACTCCCTCGTTTCTGCTGTTACAGTCGATTTTTGTCGCAGCGAGCAGGATGACTACCCAGCCGAACGAGTACGGCCTGAGCTCCGACTTTTACCGCCGGGCGAagctcttgttcttctttggAGTCGAGCGAGATCCCCTGATCTCCGTTACCAGTGCTATCCTGCTGCACTGGTATAACCCGGTCGGCCCAGAGACGGTTTCCACCGACACCAGCGGCTTCTGGCTGCGCACTGCTGAATCGATCGCGTTCCAGATCGGTCTGCACAAGGAGCCTTCGGTGAAGGATCGCCAGAGAGGTCTGAGGAGGCGATTATGGTGGACTCTTGTG CTACGCGACTGCATCATCTCCGCAGGCACCGGGCGACCACGCACAATCAACCTAAGCGACAGCGACGTCCTCGCCCCCTCCGTCGAAGACTTCGCCGAACCAGACGCCCAGGCCCGCATCTTCCCCGTCTACGTCTCCATCTGCCAGCGCCTAGGCGATATCGTCGAGCGATGCCTCCGCCGCGAACTCACCCCGCTGAACCAGCAAAGCCTGGAGAACTCGCTCTTCCGCTGGTTCAAGCAGGACTTCCCCGCAGTCATGGGCCCGTTCCCGGGGTACACGATGGAGGCGCGTCAAGTCCTCGTTACGTACCTCGCCAACCTCATCGTCCTGGACCGCTCGCCTCCTGCCGAGGGTGCGCTCTCCGCGCGCTCCCTGCTTGCTGCGTCCTTCATCGCGGGGCTATTCAAGGAATTCCTCGAGCGTGATGAGCTGTGCCGTCTCGGGGCCGCGTTTACATTCTACGCTCTAAGCGCGGGATTGCTGCTCATCCCTGCGGCGCGGGTAGACGGGCTCAAGGACCTCGCGAACGAAGACACGATTATCCTGAAAGCGGCCTTACACGTCTTATCGAAACAGTGGGGCTCTGCGTCTGGGGCGCTGCGCACGCTGCAGAAACTCGGGAAAGAGAGTCCGCGGAAACGCGCCCGGATCCACGATACAGCAcggctggatgaggacgtTCTACCGTTCCTGGCGGGGCTGGATACACGGTGGTGTCGCATTTGGGCGCCGGTTGTGGAGAATGAGGCTACTGTGTCTGTGTCTTCGCTGCAGGGGTCGCAGAGGAGTATTTTGGAGCCTTATAATAatgcgcaggcgcagggCTGGGAtgtgccgccgctgccggTGCAGTATCCGGATTCCATGGTGGGGGATTGGGAAGGGGTCGGGTTTGATTTGGGAGGGTCGTGGCTGTTGGATAGTAATCTATTCTCGTCTATGTAG
- a CDS encoding uncharacterized protein (COG:I;~EggNog:ENOG410PGIP;~InterPro:IPR042099,IPR000873,IPR020845,IPR005914;~PFAM:PF00501;~go_function: GO:0030729 - acetoacetate-CoA ligase activity [Evidence IEA];~go_process: GO:0006629 - lipid metabolic process [Evidence IEA]) codes for MAPQPIWTPVLPADQIPMNVYREHVNRRFSLSLRSSHDLHRWSVTSPHDFWIDLHAYTGIVPSLPATMTRAYDPNVPMSAVPKFFEGAVVNYAENVFHGKRPHQAALIGIREKEDIAGDVWTWARLQETVRQLRSALLQSGVQEGDRVGAIISTSVWSVALFLATASIGAVWSSIAPDIGEEGCVSRLDQISPKVLFADDCSTFKGKTRSNVDKVRNIVDRLTHKPELFIIQLSKAAPPFPTLDSFLARSRPDDDLQFKRVPYSHPLYILYTSGTTGAPKCLVHAHSVIIQHKKTSLLHNSLTHDDVVMQYSSTSWVLWNVMVGHLSVGPTLVVYDGSPLWPSPKAMLKVLEYHKVTYWGISPGFLHQLEMSGSIPRDEADLSALRMVQTGGSHLAASQYHWFYRAFPKSVHLTSVTGGTDLVTSWIGTDPAGPVYPGEIQLPMLGQDVDVADPSTGRSIRETGQHGEFVCRTPFPSMPVFFWGDRNMTKYKETYFDLFPHCWAQHDWASYNPSTKGWQIHGRSDGVLNPHGIRFGSSDIYSVVEAEPFNKVIATTLCIGRRRPADNDETVFLFVVMHQPHKLSEELIRRVKDAIRGGLSHRHVPRFVIEVPEIPMTVNGKKIETLVKGIICKGQLPPKASNTVANPGCLPSFIQFYSLEDRQSKL; via the exons ATGGCACCACAGCCCATCTGGACTCCGGTCCTGCCAGCCGACCAGATCCCTATGAACGTCTATCGCGAACATGTCAACCGCAGGTTCAGTCTAAGTCTCCGCTCCTCGCACGATCTACATAGATGGTCGGTCACCAGTCCGCATGATTTCTGGATAGACCTGCATGCATACACGGGAATTGTCCCGTCGCTCCCCGCGACAATGACGCGCGCATATGATCCCAACGTCCCCATGAGCGCTGTTCCCAAGTTCTTTGAAGGCGCCGTCGTCAATTACGCTGAGAACGTGTTCCACGGCAAGCGTCCTCATCAAGCTGCGCTGATTGGAATCCGCGAGAAAGAGGATATAGCAGGCGATGTCTGGACCTGGGCGCGGCTGCAGGAAACTGTGCGACAGCTTCGCAGCGCACTGCTGCAGAGCGGAGTGCAGGAGGGAGACCGGGTTGGTGCCATCATCTCGACGAGTGTTTGGTCTGTTGCGCTGTTCCTGGCTACTGCGTCGATTGGGGCTGTCTGGAGCAGCATTGCGCCGGATATCGGAGAGGAG GGCTGTGTGTCGAGGCTGGACCAGATTAGTCCCAAGGTTCTTTTTGCCGACGACTGTTCGACATTCAAGGGCAAGACGCGGTCGAATGTCGATAAAGTGCGGAATATCGTGGACAGACTCACGCACAAGCCTGAATTGTTTATCATACAACTGTCCAAGGCTGCTCCCCCGTTTCCCACTCTTGACAGCTTTCTAGCACGATCCAGGCCAGATGATGACCTGCAGTTTAAGCGCGTGCCATACTCTCATCCTCTCTACATCCTCTACACCAGCGGCACAACCGGCGCACCCAAGTGTCTTGTCCACGCCCACTCGGTCATCATCCAGCACAAGAAGACCTCCCTCCTACACAACTCGCTAACCCATGACGACGTAGTCATGCAATACAGCAGCACCTCCTGGGTCCTATGGAACGTCATGGTAGGCCATTTATCCGTTGGCCCAACACTGGTTGTATACGACGGATCACCCCTCTGGCCAAGTCCAAAGGCCATGCTCAAAGTCCTGGAATACCACAAGGTCACATACTGGGGAATATCCCCTGGCTTCTTGCACCAACTCGAAATGTCCGGATCCATCCCCAGGGACGAAGCAGACCTCAGTGCTCTCCGGATGGTCCAAACCGGCGGATCTCACCTAGCAGCAAGCCAATACCACTGGTTCTATCGTGCATTCCCGAAATCCGTTCATCTGACAAGCGTCACTGGTGGTACAGACCTGGTTACGTCGTGGATTGGAACAGacccagcagggccagtaTACCCTGGCGAGATCCAGCTCCCGATGCTCGGGCAGGACGTCGATGTCGCGGACCCTTCGACGGGGAGATCGATCAGGGAAACTGGCCAGCATGGTGAGTTCGTCTGCCGGACGCCATTCCCGTCAATGCCGGTGTTCTTCTGGGGAGATCGAAACATGACAAAGTACAAGGAGACGTACTTTGATCTGTTTCCTCACTGCTGGGCGCAGCATGACTGGGCCAGTTACAACCCTTCTACCAAGGGTTGGCAGATCCATGGAAGGAG TGACGGCGTTCTGAACCCCCACGGCATCCGCTTCGGGTCGTCAGATATCTACTCCGTCGTCGAGGCCGAGCCCTTCAACAAAGTCATCGCGACAACACTCTGTATCGGGCGTCGTCGACCGGCTGACAACGACGAGACCGTATTCCTCTTCGTGGTCATGCACCAACCGCATAAACTCTCTGAGGAGCTGATCCGGAGAGTCAAGGACGCAATCCGGGGCGGCCTCAGCCATAGACACGTCCCGCGGTTCGTGATAGAAGTCCCCGAGATCCCAATGACAGTCAACGGCAAGAAGATCGAAACTCTCGTCAAAGGAATCATCTGCAAAGGACAACTACCGCCCAAGGCCAGCAACACAGTTGCAAACCCCGGCTGTCTACCCTCGTTCATACAATTCTACTCGCTAGAAGACCGCCAGTCAAAGCTTTGA
- a CDS encoding uncharacterized protein (COG:G;~EggNog:ENOG410PFT2;~InterPro:IPR020846,IPR011701,IPR036259;~PFAM:PF07690;~TransMembrane:12 (i67-84o116-136i143-167o173-192i204-224o236-258i307-331o358-376i388-407o419-441i453-474o486-509i);~go_function: GO:0022857 - transmembrane transporter activity [Evidence IEA];~go_process: GO:0055085 - transmembrane transport [Evidence IEA]) has protein sequence MISSFTEKAAALEAEGVYIGGWSAKNVLSPRKDTHGEYDTSEDRIERLTTARSDWTDAEERRLVRKLDARVVFPSCVVYVLAYLDRSNLGNVKILQSDTADSLETSLGLKGIEFNWAVSVSYFAVTAMLIPAMLMLKKLSAKTFFPLCMVTWAIIIMTMAACTNAAGLIASRVFLGIPESGVVTCGVMYFSFWYKPKERAVRIGVFYSSNSIAQAISGFLAVGINNLNGKGGLKSWQWVFIIEGAMTIVAAVPIYFLLLSFPETSTALTARERHIAINRFGRGSTRHTDVTWNTNAFIQIITRPSSYMFFLGYVCIAIAAVAQATFLPTILHTVRTVVSTYNLPTNVKQLLEFPTQKANLYTAIVNLVAVPLYWIYPLHSDWTRERMWHFIIPVLGSIPCYAVWTYTSLHPDTHSISYMSMYGMAFLGQLLLVSQPVLLSYRSATLYGAAEQAVGTSIAVAALSIASIIAPQMYPNSDAPYYLKGFSATVALLAGGIVSYLTIPLCLYVEARRRKVKTGQSLPVQAVVDAERSEAETKEAVTVQVSGPDGV, from the exons ATGATATCCTCTTTTACCGAAAAagcggcggcgctggaggccGAGGGGGTATACATCGGCGGATGGAGCGCGAAGAACGTCCTCTCTCCTCGGAAGGATACACATGGGGAATATG ACACCTCCGAGGATCGCATCGAGCGGCTCACTACCGCGAGAAGCGACTGGACAGATGCAGAAGAAAGGCGTCTCGTTCGCAAGCTTGATGCCCGCGTTGTCTTCCCGAGCT GCGTCGTCTATGTGCTCGCGTATCTTGACCGGTCGAACCTCGGAAATGTGAAGATCCTCCAGTCTGATACCGCCGATTCTCTGGAGACAAGCCTAGGGCTAAAAGGGATAGAATTCAACTGG GCCGTCTCTGTTTCATACTTTGCAGTCACTGCAATGCTGATTCCTGCGATGTtgatgctgaagaagctgtcgGCCAAGACCTTTTTTCCTCTTTGCATGGTTACTT GGGCCATTATTATCATGACAATGGCAGCCTGTACCAATGCCGCTGGACTTATTGCTTCTCGCGTCTTCCTCGGTATCCCAGAGTCTGGTGTCGTTACTTGCGGCGTCATGTATTTCAGTTTCTGG TACAAACCAAAAGAAAGAGCCGTGCGGATCGGTGTATTCTACAGTTCCAACTCGATTGCGCAAGCCATCTCGGGATTCCTCGCGGTTGGGATCAACAAT CTGAATGGTAAAGGAGGCCTCAAGTCATGGCAATGGGTGTTTATCATCGAGGGTGCAATGACGATAGTCGCTGCGGTCCCGATATACTTCCTCCTGTTATCGTTTCCGGAGACTTCCACTGCACTCACTGCTAGAG AGAGGCACATAGCAATCAATCGCTTTGGCCGTGGAAGCACCCGCCATACAGACGTGACTTGGAATACGAACGCCTTCATTCA GATAATAACACGCCCGTCAAGCTACATGTTTTTCCTGGGGTACGTCTGCATTGCCATCGCTGCTGTAGCGCAGGCTACTTTCTTACCAACTATCCTGCACACAGTAAGAACTGTCGTATCCACATATAACCTTCCAACTAATGTCAAGCAGCTCCTTGAATTCCCAACCCAAAAAGCAAACCTATACACCGCGATCGTCAATCTCGTAGCCGTCCCCCTCTACTGGATCTACCCATTACATTCCGACTGGACACGCGAACGAATGTGGCACTTCATCATCCCAGTCCTAGGCTCCATCCCGTGCTACGCTGTATGGACCTACACCAGCCTGCACCCAGACACACACAGTATCAGCTACATGTCGATGTACGGAATGGCATTCCTCGGACAGCTTCTCCTAGTCTCCCAGCCCGTCCTGCTATCGTACCGCAGCGCAACACTTTACGGCGCCGCCGAGCAAGCCGTGGGTACGTCTATCGCTGTGGCCGCGTTGTCTATCGCCAGTATCATCGCTCCGCAGATGTATCCTAACTCTGATGCGCCGTACTATCTAAAGGGGTTCTCCGCTACTGTGGCTTTGCTCGCAGGCGGGATCGTTTCTTATCTTACGATCCCGCTGTGTTTGTATGTCGAGGCGCGGAGAAGGAAGGTTAAGACGGGCCAGTCTTTACCGGTGCAGGCTGtggttgatgcggagaggTCTGAAGCTGAGACGAAAGAAGCTGTTACTGTTCAGGTGTCCGGTCCGGATGGTGTGTAG